One part of the Nitrospirota bacterium genome encodes these proteins:
- a CDS encoding Hsp20/alpha crystallin family protein: protein MTLVPYVPNLMRLPFESEIDRLFEEAVRAVTSRVSVWIPPCNVYEDDNSFYVQAVIPGLDVKDVDLRVQDGMLTIKGERKGPSLETGQAPWLVHEIEESSFSRAFAIPSHVDHAQATASYKDGILTVAFPKKEEAKPRRILIEECN, encoded by the coding sequence TCCCATTCGAAAGCGAGATCGATCGGCTCTTCGAAGAGGCGGTCCGCGCGGTGACCTCTCGGGTGAGCGTCTGGATTCCGCCCTGCAACGTCTACGAGGATGACAACAGCTTCTATGTCCAGGCCGTCATCCCCGGCTTGGACGTCAAGGACGTTGACCTCCGCGTTCAGGACGGAATGCTCACTATCAAAGGCGAGCGGAAAGGCCCCTCCTTGGAAACGGGTCAAGCTCCATGGCTCGTTCATGAAATCGAGGAGAGTTCCTTCTCTCGAGCCTTTGCGATTCCGTCCCACGTGGACCATGCGCAGGCTACGGCCTCTTACAAAGACGGGATTCTCACCGTCGCCTTCCCTAAGAAGGAGGAGGCCAAACCGCGTCGGATCCTCATCGAAGAGTGCAACTGA
- a CDS encoding tryptophanase encodes MKFPSEPFKIKVVEPIRRTTREERDRLLREAGYNLFKVPAESVYVDLLTDSGTSAMSDNQWAGLMLGDESYAGSRNFYHFEETVRSIFGYRHVIPTHQGRMAENLLFSTVVKPGMCVPNNIHFDTTRANVEHQGAEALDVVVKEAYDPHCDIPFKGNMDLVRLEEVINQVGRDRIPLVMITITNNSGGGQPVSMANIRATSELCRRYGIPLFFDACRFAENCFFIKEREPGYQGKSIQDIARELFSYGDGCTMSAKKDGLVNIGGFLSLNNADWVQDITNMLILVEGFPTYGGLAGRDLEAMARGLKEVLDEEYLGFRIGQVRYLGELLDQAGVPILKPVGGHAVYLNAKEFLPHIPQSAFPAQALCVALYREFGIRGVEIGTVMFGKKDPATGRTIHPELEMVRLAIPRRVYTNMQITYVAESIIELFRNRETIRGLTMTYEAPVLRHFTARFEEMPA; translated from the coding sequence ATGAAGTTCCCGTCCGAGCCGTTCAAGATCAAAGTCGTCGAGCCGATCCGCCGAACCACGCGCGAAGAGCGGGACCGCCTGTTGCGCGAGGCCGGCTACAACCTGTTCAAAGTGCCCGCCGAGAGCGTCTATGTGGACCTGCTCACCGACAGCGGCACCTCGGCCATGAGCGACAACCAATGGGCCGGCCTGATGCTGGGCGACGAATCCTACGCCGGCAGCAGGAATTTCTACCATTTTGAAGAGACAGTGAGGTCCATCTTCGGCTACCGCCATGTGATTCCCACTCACCAAGGCCGCATGGCCGAAAACCTGTTGTTCTCGACCGTGGTTAAGCCCGGCATGTGCGTGCCCAACAACATCCATTTCGACACCACCCGCGCGAATGTCGAGCACCAGGGAGCCGAAGCGCTCGACGTAGTCGTCAAGGAAGCCTACGATCCGCATTGCGACATCCCCTTCAAGGGGAATATGGACCTCGTGCGGCTGGAGGAAGTGATCAATCAAGTGGGGCGCGACCGCATCCCGCTCGTCATGATCACGATCACCAATAACAGTGGCGGTGGCCAGCCGGTGTCGATGGCCAACATCCGCGCGACAAGCGAGCTGTGTCGGCGCTATGGCATCCCGCTGTTCTTCGACGCCTGCCGCTTCGCGGAAAACTGCTTTTTCATTAAGGAGCGAGAGCCGGGGTATCAGGGGAAATCGATTCAGGATATCGCACGCGAGCTCTTCAGCTACGGCGACGGGTGCACGATGTCCGCCAAGAAGGATGGGTTGGTGAATATCGGTGGATTCCTCAGCCTGAACAATGCCGACTGGGTCCAGGACATTACGAACATGTTGATCCTCGTCGAGGGGTTCCCGACCTACGGCGGATTGGCCGGCCGCGATCTGGAGGCGATGGCCAGAGGCTTGAAGGAAGTGCTGGACGAGGAGTATCTGGGATTCCGGATCGGCCAGGTGCGCTATCTGGGCGAGCTGCTCGACCAGGCCGGCGTGCCGATCTTGAAGCCGGTCGGCGGGCATGCGGTCTATCTAAACGCCAAGGAGTTCCTGCCGCACATCCCGCAGTCGGCATTTCCTGCTCAGGCCCTCTGTGTGGCCCTGTACCGGGAATTCGGCATCCGCGGCGTGGAGATCGGCACCGTGATGTTCGGTAAGAAGGACCCGGCAACCGGCCGAACGATCCATCCGGAATTGGAAATGGTCCGCCTTGCCATCCCACGGCGTGTCTATACGAATATGCAGATCACCTATGTCGCCGAGTCCATCATCGAGCTCTTCCGCAACCGTGAGACTATCCGCGGCCTCACCATGACCTACGAAGCCCCTGTCCTGCGCCACTTCACCGCACGGTTCGAAGAAATGCCGGCCTGA
- a CDS encoding patatin-like phospholipase family protein — protein MGPEGTTKRALALAGGGFTGYLFEIGALTALDDLFDGGFTVNDFDLYVGVSAGSAAASLIANGVKPQEILETNLSSTRPYYFDHRDIFAPAFGEGLKTFPRAIRQLIPLLKMYVRHYPEMTLIDLMDKAQEALPSGIYTLKPFARYLERTFRAKGLSDTFAELRRELYIPAIDLETGDCVIFGDEGWREVSISRAVTASSAVPIYFCPVRIDGRDYIDAGIGRLAFFDLAVAKHIGFMVVINPMVRVQLPRSTRGASAHPSHQACLRDRGFLAIGEQASRINFDVRFSQAQELFERSHPDKDLLVMTPTSHDALLFERSFLTYQDRVLLLCAGYRSVVTLVRERGNELVAQFARHGIALSLARFDDLAKQRMARLDRGEAASGLPQHPVRVVPVGVEPAEAALCKADQRPGKG, from the coding sequence ATGGGACCGGAGGGGACGACGAAACGAGCGCTGGCGTTGGCGGGGGGCGGGTTCACCGGCTACCTCTTCGAGATCGGCGCCTTGACGGCGTTGGACGACCTCTTCGACGGGGGCTTCACGGTCAACGACTTCGATCTGTACGTCGGCGTCAGCGCCGGCTCGGCGGCGGCCTCGCTCATCGCGAACGGCGTCAAGCCGCAAGAGATCCTGGAGACGAACTTGTCGAGCACGCGGCCGTATTATTTCGACCACCGGGATATCTTCGCGCCCGCCTTCGGCGAAGGACTCAAGACCTTCCCCCGGGCGATCCGGCAACTGATTCCCTTGCTCAAAATGTATGTCCGTCACTACCCGGAGATGACCCTGATCGATCTCATGGACAAAGCCCAGGAGGCGCTTCCGAGCGGCATCTATACCTTGAAGCCGTTCGCCCGGTACTTGGAACGAACGTTTCGCGCCAAGGGCCTCTCCGATACGTTCGCGGAATTGCGCCGCGAACTGTACATTCCCGCGATCGATCTCGAAACGGGGGACTGCGTGATCTTCGGCGACGAGGGTTGGCGGGAAGTCTCGATCTCCAGAGCCGTCACCGCCTCCTCGGCCGTGCCGATCTATTTTTGTCCCGTTCGAATCGATGGACGCGATTATATCGATGCCGGAATCGGACGTCTGGCCTTCTTCGACCTGGCGGTCGCCAAACACATCGGTTTCATGGTCGTGATCAATCCGATGGTCAGAGTTCAGCTCCCGCGATCGACGCGTGGCGCTTCGGCGCATCCGTCGCACCAGGCCTGTCTGCGGGACAGGGGATTTTTGGCCATCGGCGAGCAGGCTTCTCGCATCAACTTCGACGTGCGGTTTTCCCAAGCCCAGGAATTGTTCGAGCGCAGCCATCCCGATAAAGATCTGTTGGTGATGACCCCGACCTCTCACGACGCGCTCTTGTTTGAACGAAGCTTTTTGACCTACCAGGACCGGGTGCTGCTGCTCTGCGCCGGGTATAGGTCGGTCGTGACGTTGGTGAGAGAGCGGGGCAACGAGCTGGTGGCGCAATTCGCTCGTCATGGTATTGCCTTGTCCCTCGCTCGATTCGATGACCTGGCGAAGCAACGCATGGCGCGGCTCGATCGGGGCGAGGCCGCCTCCGGCCTGCCGCAGCATCCGGTCAGAGTCGTCCCCGTCGGTGTCGAGCCTGCCGAGGCCGCCTTGTGCAAGGCCGATCAGCGACCCGGGAAGGGATGA
- a CDS encoding enoyl-CoA hydratase — protein sequence MANGMLSCSVEEFVATLTINYPPANTLTVQVLDELEAAFDGLAKDDAVKAVILTGAGRFFIAGADIRALAAIASAQEGERMALRGQAIVDKIEAFEKPVIAAINGACLGGGLELAMCCHIRLAAEGSRLGQPEINLGMMPGMGGTQRLPRLIGRSRATELILTGDIISAQEAKVLGLVSQVIPSDDLLRQARGLARKIASKGRAAVRAALRAVREGAELNVRQALALEARLFGTLCETEDRKEGLAAFLEKRQPRFTDR from the coding sequence ATGGCCAACGGCATGCTCTCCTGCTCGGTGGAAGAGTTCGTCGCGACGCTGACCATCAACTATCCTCCGGCGAACACGCTGACGGTCCAAGTGCTGGACGAGCTGGAAGCCGCGTTCGACGGCCTGGCCAAGGACGACGCGGTCAAGGCCGTGATCCTGACCGGAGCCGGTCGATTCTTCATCGCCGGGGCCGACATCCGTGCACTGGCTGCGATCGCATCGGCGCAGGAGGGTGAACGGATGGCGCTCCGCGGGCAGGCGATAGTGGACAAGATCGAAGCCTTCGAAAAACCGGTCATCGCCGCCATCAACGGAGCCTGTCTCGGCGGGGGCCTGGAGCTGGCGATGTGCTGTCATATCAGGCTGGCGGCGGAGGGCTCGAGACTGGGCCAACCGGAAATCAATCTGGGGATGATGCCGGGCATGGGCGGCACCCAGCGCCTGCCTCGGCTCATCGGTCGATCCAGAGCGACGGAGCTGATTCTCACCGGAGACATCATCTCCGCGCAGGAGGCGAAGGTCTTGGGATTGGTGTCCCAGGTGATTCCGTCGGACGATCTGCTCCGTCAGGCGCGGGGGTTGGCGCGCAAGATCGCCTCAAAAGGCCGGGCGGCCGTCAGGGCGGCGCTCCGAGCGGTCCGGGAAGGGGCCGAGCTGAATGTGCGCCAGGCCTTGGCCTTGGAGGCGCGTCTGTTCGGCACGCTCTGCGAGACGGAGGACAGGAAGGAGGGGCTCGCCGCTTTTCTGGAAAAGCGGCAGCCTCGTTTTACGGATCGGTGA
- a CDS encoding 3-hydroxyacyl-CoA dehydrogenase encodes MYIYTVGVVGAGTMGAQIAQVVSMAGVPVVLADVNETLAQRGRESVRALYQARVNKGKMTPEQLEEKMLLVTAASGLAGLHQVDLVIEAVPEDMKLKKQVFHELDQICPRGAILASNTSALSISALGAATSRPSKVVGLHFFNPAYAMALVEIIPGLATDPQTVDDMVGFAESIRKTPVVVKECAGFLVNRLLMPYLNEAILCLQEGAAPVKDIDQEMVAFGMPVGPFTLLDTVGLDISLEVARILHRHYGPRMTPAPLLEALVKAGRSGVKAGHGFYDYVSEEEGGREQGLDTVIRRVREETGAPGTRWTRSRLLLAMVNEAVTALQEGIASARDIDFAMVAGIGFPVDKEGPLHFADRLGMDQVLHELEDFAHSLGPRFWPAPMLRRMVDAGFTGQIAGRGFFVY; translated from the coding sequence ATGTACATCTACACCGTCGGCGTTGTGGGAGCCGGGACGATGGGCGCGCAGATCGCGCAGGTCGTCAGCATGGCCGGCGTGCCGGTTGTGCTGGCCGACGTCAATGAGACGTTGGCGCAGCGCGGACGGGAATCCGTGCGGGCCTTGTATCAGGCCCGCGTCAACAAGGGCAAGATGACGCCCGAACAGCTCGAGGAAAAAATGCTCCTGGTCACGGCCGCGTCCGGTCTTGCCGGCCTTCACCAGGTCGATCTGGTCATCGAAGCGGTGCCGGAAGATATGAAGCTGAAGAAGCAGGTTTTCCATGAGTTGGATCAGATCTGCCCGCGCGGCGCAATCCTGGCCAGCAACACGTCGGCGCTCTCCATCTCGGCGCTGGGAGCCGCCACGAGCCGGCCAAGCAAGGTGGTGGGCTTGCACTTTTTCAACCCGGCTTATGCCATGGCTCTCGTCGAGATCATTCCCGGTCTCGCCACCGACCCTCAAACGGTGGACGACATGGTCGGCTTTGCGGAAAGCATCCGGAAGACGCCGGTCGTGGTGAAGGAATGCGCCGGCTTTCTCGTCAATCGTCTGCTGATGCCCTATCTGAACGAAGCGATTCTCTGCCTGCAGGAAGGCGCGGCGCCGGTCAAAGACATCGATCAAGAAATGGTCGCCTTCGGGATGCCGGTCGGGCCGTTCACCCTGCTGGATACCGTCGGGCTGGATATCTCCCTGGAAGTCGCACGGATCCTCCATCGCCATTATGGGCCTCGCATGACCCCGGCTCCGTTGCTGGAAGCGCTGGTCAAGGCGGGGCGATCGGGCGTCAAAGCCGGTCACGGCTTCTACGACTATGTCAGCGAGGAAGAAGGGGGCCGTGAGCAGGGTCTCGACACTGTGATCCGGCGGGTGCGGGAGGAAACGGGCGCGCCCGGCACGCGATGGACGCGATCACGGCTTCTGTTGGCGATGGTGAACGAGGCCGTGACAGCCTTGCAAGAAGGGATCGCCTCCGCGCGCGACATCGATTTCGCGATGGTCGCCGGAATCGGGTTCCCGGTCGACAAGGAAGGGCCGTTGCATTTCGCCGACCGGCTCGGCATGGACCAGGTGCTCCACGAATTGGAGGACTTCGCGCACAGCCTCGGTCCGCGGTTCTGGCCGGCGCCCATGCTGCGCCGCATGGTGGACGCCGGATTCACCGGCCAGATCGCGGGGCGAGGATTCTTTGTGTATTGA
- a CDS encoding thiolase family protein, with protein sequence MKEIVIVTGVRTPIGNFGGALKDIPAHKLGELVVRETLARAGLDPGLVEEVIVGCVGQTSDAYNVARVIALMAGLPIRLPAYSVQRNCASGLQPFVNACQNIRSGDADVQVVGGVENMSRAPFVSRDMRWGKRLRHAEFIDSIWEGLTDAFCGQLMGRTAENLAEEFGISREEQDRFAVESHRRAFKAVREGKFKEEILPISIPKTVAGRDVAPTVFAQDEGPNPGLTEQQLALYPPIFKEGGTVTAGNSCPLNDGAAAALVMSADRARDLGLRPMGRIRGYAFVGVEPTRMGIGPVEALPSALKRAGVSLTDLELIEVNEAFAAQYLAVERLLGLKREIVNVNGGAIALGHPVGMTGTRLVLTLLHEMRRRGASLGAVTMCVGGGQGAAMVLERL encoded by the coding sequence ATGAAAGAAATCGTCATTGTCACAGGAGTCCGGACGCCCATCGGGAACTTCGGCGGGGCGCTCAAGGATATCCCGGCCCACAAGCTGGGCGAACTGGTCGTGCGCGAGACCCTCGCCCGAGCCGGCCTCGATCCGGGGCTGGTCGAGGAAGTGATTGTCGGGTGCGTGGGGCAGACCAGCGACGCCTACAACGTCGCCCGGGTGATCGCGCTCATGGCCGGATTGCCGATTCGTCTCCCGGCGTATTCGGTTCAGCGCAACTGCGCCTCGGGCCTGCAACCGTTTGTGAACGCCTGCCAAAACATTCGGAGCGGCGACGCCGACGTGCAGGTGGTGGGCGGCGTGGAGAACATGAGCCGCGCGCCCTTCGTGTCGCGCGATATGCGGTGGGGGAAGCGCCTGCGGCACGCCGAGTTCATCGACAGCATCTGGGAAGGGCTGACCGACGCGTTTTGCGGCCAGCTCATGGGCCGGACCGCCGAGAATCTGGCCGAAGAGTTCGGCATCAGCCGCGAAGAGCAGGATCGGTTCGCCGTGGAAAGCCATCGTCGCGCGTTCAAGGCCGTCCGAGAGGGGAAGTTCAAGGAAGAAATCCTTCCGATCTCGATCCCGAAAACGGTCGCCGGCCGTGATGTCGCGCCGACTGTGTTCGCGCAGGACGAAGGACCGAACCCCGGATTGACCGAACAGCAGCTCGCGCTCTACCCGCCCATCTTCAAAGAGGGCGGCACGGTCACGGCGGGCAACAGTTGCCCGCTCAACGACGGGGCGGCGGCGGCGCTCGTGATGTCCGCGGACCGGGCGCGCGATCTGGGACTCCGGCCGATGGGGCGGATCCGGGGATACGCCTTCGTCGGGGTGGAGCCGACCCGGATGGGAATCGGACCGGTGGAAGCGTTGCCGTCGGCGCTCAAGCGGGCGGGCGTGAGTTTGACCGATCTGGAATTGATCGAAGTCAACGAGGCCTTTGCGGCGCAGTACCTGGCGGTCGAACGGCTGTTGGGACTGAAACGGGAGATCGTGAACGTGAACGGCGGAGCCATCGCGCTGGGTCATCCGGTCGGGATGACCGGGACGCGCCTGGTCCTCACGCTCCTCCACGAGATGCGGCGGCGCGGCGCGTCCCTCGGCGCGGTGACCATGTGCGTCGGAGGCGGGCAAGGCGCGGCGATGGTCCTTGAACGCCTCTGA